From one Microbacter margulisiae genomic stretch:
- a CDS encoding CDP-alcohol phosphatidyltransferase family protein, with product MKQDRQTKENVYKVIAHDRDRTNILKTIELKTITFLVQRTPSWVTPDMLTIIGFLGTVTVFVSFLLANYFNPHLLLIGVLGFGISWFGDSLDGTLAYYRKKPRKWYGFALDFTTDWLGVILMNAGLIVYLHHAWEFIGFSFAVLYGWEMITALLRYKITNKYTIDSGLFGPTEVRIIVALILILEVLIHNSILYIGLFICVFLFISNITETIKLLKLSDARDKEEMGKSSV from the coding sequence ATGAAACAGGATCGCCAAACCAAAGAAAATGTCTACAAAGTTATTGCGCACGACAGAGACCGAACTAATATTCTGAAAACGATAGAATTAAAAACAATCACCTTTCTTGTTCAGCGGACACCATCGTGGGTAACGCCAGATATGCTGACAATCATAGGATTTCTGGGTACAGTAACTGTCTTTGTTAGTTTTTTATTAGCCAACTACTTCAATCCCCATCTTCTGTTAATCGGTGTGTTAGGGTTTGGCATTAGCTGGTTTGGAGATTCACTCGACGGGACCTTGGCTTACTATCGCAAAAAACCCAGAAAATGGTATGGTTTTGCACTTGATTTCACAACTGACTGGTTGGGAGTCATTCTAATGAATGCCGGATTAATTGTCTATCTGCACCACGCATGGGAATTCATCGGTTTTTCATTTGCTGTTTTGTATGGATGGGAAATGATTACTGCTCTGCTACGCTATAAAATTACAAATAAATATACTATCGATTCAGGTTTATTCGGGCCAACTGAAGTAAGAATCATTGTTGCCCTGATTTTGATTCTGGAAGTGCTTATCCACAATTCTATTCTTTATATAGGATTATTTATCTGCGTATTCTTGTTCATTTCAAACATAACAGAAACTATCAAACTATTAAAACTCTCAGATGCTCGTGATAAAGAAGAAATGGGAAAATCATCGGTATAA
- a CDS encoding GtrA family protein, with product MIKKKWENHRYKSLFDKLVIFFKAQISAMIGGVSDYFIMLFFTQVFHIHYTISIAISGVLGAVINFSLNKTWAFMSKQFPYKHTFRTQMMKFIVVVINSILLKILGTYLFTTYMHIDYRISRIIVDLIVSIAFNYNLQKYWVFKQVKQQPIPAN from the coding sequence GTGATAAAGAAGAAATGGGAAAATCATCGGTATAAGAGTCTGTTTGACAAGCTTGTTATTTTCTTTAAGGCTCAAATATCTGCCATGATTGGAGGAGTTTCAGACTACTTCATCATGTTGTTTTTTACGCAGGTATTTCATATCCACTATACTATCAGTATCGCTATAAGCGGAGTTTTGGGGGCTGTGATCAATTTTTCCTTAAATAAAACATGGGCATTTATGTCCAAACAATTCCCATACAAACACACATTCCGTACCCAGATGATGAAATTCATCGTCGTAGTGATTAATAGCATACTTTTAAAAATACTTGGCACATATCTATTTACCACTTACATGCATATTGACTACAGAATCAGCCGTATTATCGTTGACCTGATCGTATCCATTGCATTCAACTATAATTTGCAGAAGTATTGGGTTTTCAAACAAGTTAAACAGCAACCGATCCCTGCAAATTAG